The Prochlorococcus sp. MIT 0801 genomic sequence ATCTCCTTGAGTCCCTCTATACTCATCAAGTTTTTCAAGATTTTTAAGCCACATATTTATAAAAGGGTGCTCATCTCTCAATGAGTATCCTTTGTAGTAAGCCAATGAGGCATTCATTCTTTCAACATATGGGATGAAAATTACATCTGCTGATCCAGGCTTTTCACCATTCTCTGTTGAGACAGGTGTTAGCCACCCTGAAGCATTGTTTTGTAGTTCTTTTTCAAATTTAGTTGCAACATTTTTGAAATTCTCTTTCTTTTGTTCTTCCTGGGCTTGGAAAAGAGAGTTGCGACATAACCAATTACACCATGATGAAAATAGTTCTCTTTCAAGTCTCCTCTGCTCTAAGACTTTCTTCTCATTCAGAGATTGACCTAAAGAACCATAAATTTCTTCTAACACAAATAGGATCTCATCACTTTCTTTGATTACATGATTTTCAATTTCTATTGCAGGGAGCATACCTGAGGGTACTTTTTTTAAATACCATCTTTCCTTTTCTCCGTAGCAACGCATAGTGACTTTTTTAATCCGGTAAGGAATTCTTTTAAGCTCTAACCAAATCCAAACTTTTTGGCAATAAGGACACCAAGCATGATTGTCTCTGTAAAGAGTAACAATTGCCTCGGACTCATTTTTATTAAAAAGACGAAGTGAGGAATAGGGGTTGTTTAACCCATTGATTTGATCAGTTGGATCGGCTGCATATATTGCTAATTCTTCCCAACTCATTGCATTTCTGGTTCGATTCATTTATTTCAACGAGAATAGGGAAATAATACTAGGTTGCAAAATTGAAAAGCTCTTTTGATTTGATTGTCATTGGTGCAGGATCCGGTGGATTAGCTGCTGCAAAGAAAGCAGCCAGTTATGGAGCATCTGTAGCGATCGTTGAGGGCGATCTTGTCGGAGGAACGTGTGTAATAAGAGGATGCGTTCCTAAAAAATTATTAGTCTGTGGCTCTTCTCTCTTGGAGAGTTTTTTGTCTGCAACATCTTATGGCTTTAATTTTGATGATTTAAAGATCAATTCAGAAGTTTTATTAGCTAATGTTCGGAAGGAAGTGCAAAGGCTGAATGAATTACACGAGAATTTTTTAAATAAAGCTAATGTTGAGCTTTTTAAAGGTTGGGGTGAGTTTAGAAATTCAAATTGTGTTGCAGTAAAAGATCGAAAAAATGGAGAGACTTTAAATGAACTTTATGGAGAGAGAATTTTGATTGCAGTGGGAGGCAGACCTAAAAGACCAAGCATAGAGGGGGCATCTTTAGGTTGGACAAGTGATGATATGTTTCTTCTTAAGAGCTTTCCGAAAAAAATTACAATTGTTGGTGCAGGCTATATTGCTTGCGAATTTGCATGCATACTGCACGGTTTAGGTGTTGAGGTTACTCAACTAGTACGAGGTGACCAGATTTTAAGAGGGTTTGACTTTGAACTGTCTTCAGCATTAACCGAGGCAATGAAAAATAAAGGAGTTAACATAAGCTTTGGCGAGAATGTTTCATCACTAAAAGGAACTCCTGGATCTTTAACTATAAAAACAAATGCAGGTAAAGAGTTTGACTCGAATGGATTGCTTTTCGCTACTGGTAGAGAGCCATTTTTAGATGGGTTGAAGTTAGAACAAGCGGGTATAGAAATTCTTGAAAATAAAATTAAAGTTGATAGTGAAGGTAAAACAAATATTTCTAATATCTTTGCTATTGGAGATGTAACTGACAGGATCAACTTGACACCTGTCGCAATTGATGAGGGTAGAAAGTTTGCTGATAGAAATTATGGCGAATCAGATCATAAGGTTAATTATAATTTTGTTCCTTATGCTGTATTTAGTCAACCTGAAATAGCTTCTGTGGGCATGACTGAAGAGAAGGCTATCCAGTCGATGGGTAAAGATAACATTAAAGTATATAGATCAATATTTAGACCCTTATCTAAATCATTGCCAAAGACTGGCTCTAAATGTATTTTAAAGCTAATAGTTGATAAAAATGATAATAAGGTTTTGGGATGTCACATGATTGGTGATAATGCATCTGAAATTATTCAGATGGCATCAATCTCTCTAATGCTAGGGGCTAAAAAATCTGACTTTGATAATACAATGGCATTGCATCCTACGATAGCCGAGGAATTCGTAACAATGAGATGATTTAGATAAGGCATTAGTTATTAGAACTTTTTCTTAGTCTTAGCCAGTAAACAATTGTTTTGTATATAATTATTGTTATTGATAATGATATAGCTATAAAAACTAATTCTTTGAATGCTGTATGTAAAGTTGGTAGAGTTAGAGGTATTATTTTGTCTGCAATGTAAAGCATATACAATCCTAATAAAACGCCACCTTCTCCTCTACTTATTATTCCTTTTGTCCAAAAAATTGGCATGCACGCAAGTGTAGTAATTACCATTATAGGAATATCCTTAGTTATTAGTAAATTCTCAACCACTAAACCACTGCCTCCAGATAATACAGAACAGCTACCTAAAACTAGTAATTGATTTAATAAACAACTTCCAATTACGTTGCCTATCGCTAAGTCAGTTTGACCACGAAGAGCGGCCACTAATGACGTGATTAACTCAGGTAAAGAAGTGCCCAGTGAAACTATCGTTAATCCAATTATAGCTTCGCTTACCCCTAACAATCCTGCAATTGTAGATGCGCCTTCTATTAAAAGTCGTGATCCAAGTGTTAGCAAGAAAATACCACCTAATAATTTCACGCCTGCATTGAATAAACTTGTTGAGTCTTTTTCTATATTGATTTCTGGCTCTGCTTCTTGGGTTCTTTGAGGTTCCTCTCTTGCTGTGCGAATTTCCCAAGTGGTATTTATTATTAGCGCAACTATTAAAGCTATTCCAAATTGCCAAGTTATCAGCTCTGAAGCGGCCATCCCCCAAACGGCAGTTGAGACTGCTAAAAGAAGAGGAATGTCTCTTCTTACAAGACGACTTTCAACTCTTAAAGGTCGTAAAAGAGCACTTCCTCCAAGAACTACCATCACATTGAAAATATTGCTGCCAACAATATTGCTCAAAGCTAGACTATCTGATCCATTTAGGGAGGAGTTGACACTCACAAATAGTTCAGGTGCACTTGTCCCGAGAGATACGATTGTTAAACCAATGACTAGTTGAGGAATCCCCAGGATTAAGGCTAAAGCTACAGATCCTTGAATAAAGAACTCTCCACCGCTAAAAAGTAAAAGTATCCCAGCAACTAGCTCTAAAAATGACAATAATATTGATGGCATAATTGAGTGATTTATTGAGAAACTAAATTAGTGAATTAATTTATATTATTTCATTTGGTATTATCTTAATATCTTAGCCCTTTATTGATACTTGAAGACTTATAGATCAAGGTTGCATAAGATATACATGGAAAAATCTTTAATCCTGTGATTGCCTCTGTTAATCAAATCTCATTATTAAAGCCGGATGATTGGCATCTGCATTTGAGAGATGGAAAGATTCTTAAAGGTGTTTTAAGTCATACAGCAGATGTGTTTTGCCGTGCAATCATCATGCCTAACCTTGATCCGCCAATAACTACTTTAAGCCAAGCACAAGAGTATAAAAAAAGAATTATCCAGTCTATCCCTGAAGGTGTTTCTTTTACCCCATTAATGACAGCATATCTTACAGATGATATGCCTGCGAATGTCTTAGAGAGAGGCTTTAGAGAAGGTGTCTTTCATGGGGCAAAGCTCTATCCAGCTAATGTGACAACTAATTCTTCTTATGGGGTTACAGATATAAGTAAAATCGGCAATTTATTTGAGACGATGGAAAGAATTGGTATGCCGTTATTAATTCATGGAGAAGTGACCGATTGCAATGTTGATGTATTTGATAGAGAAGCTGTTTTTATTGAGCGTCACCTTGAACCACTATTACGAACATTTTCATCACTTAAAGTGGTTTTAGAACACATCACGACCACAGATGCAATTGACTTTGTAGAAAATAGTGAGTTTGATATAGCCGCTACAATTACTCCTCATCATCTACATATCAATCGAAACGCAATGTTCGATGGTGGTTTAAGGAGTGATTTTTATTGCTTACCCACAGCTAAACGTGAAATCCATCGTATTGCTCTAAGACAAGCTGCTACTAGCGGTAAACCTTGCTTTTTCCTTGGAACTGATTCAGCACCTCATACTCGTAGATTTAAGGAAAGTTCATGTGGATGTGCAGGAATCTTTAATGCCCCTTTCGCTTTGGAAAGCTATTTAAAAGTTTTCGAAGAAGAAAATGCCCTAGCTAGGTTTGAAGCTTTTTCGAGTATTAATGGAGCAACTTTTTATGGATTACCTTTAAATACAGAGAGAATAACTTTAGTTAAAAAAGATATTTCCGTACCGAAAATGATTGATGTCGGACTAGATGGTGATCCCAATGACTTTGTAAAACCATTTCATTCAGGAGAAACTCTTGACTGGGCCATATGGGATGTTTAGTGAGATTGGTTAATGATTCTTCCAATAATAATTTAACTCTAGATATTCTTAAGAGTACTGATTCAAGCACATACGTTTACGCTAATATATTAATGGCTTAGAGTTGGTTCTCTAGCATTGTGATAATCCTTGCTATCACTGGGGAGTGTGGCGGAATTGGTAGACGCACCAGACTTAAAATCTGTTGGCCGCTTTTTGGCCGTGGGGGTTCAAGTCCCCCCACTCCCATGATGTTTTCTATCTCGATTGTGCGTTTAATCCCTTTTGGATTAATGGGAGCTGTTAATCCGATATTTACATTATCGGCTTATGCGGTACTGGGAGGGATGTATTTATTTGTAGTTCCTGTATTTCTGTTTTATTGGATGAATAATCGTTGGAATGT encodes the following:
- a CDS encoding glutathione S-transferase N-terminal domain-containing protein; this translates as MNRTRNAMSWEELAIYAADPTDQINGLNNPYSSLRLFNKNESEAIVTLYRDNHAWCPYCQKVWIWLELKRIPYRIKKVTMRCYGEKERWYLKKVPSGMLPAIEIENHVIKESDEILFVLEEIYGSLGQSLNEKKVLEQRRLERELFSSWCNWLCRNSLFQAQEEQKKENFKNVATKFEKELQNNASGWLTPVSTENGEKPGSADVIFIPYVERMNASLAYYKGYSLRDEHPFINMWLKNLEKLDEYRGTQGDFHTHAHDLPPQMGGCFTYSNKNQQLFAQEIDIGSGLGQLELVDFKVDQEPEQQFEALALERVIKHKERIISVSPMKNKLFDQPLRAALTSMISKENCRPEENSASALRYLRDRISVPRDMPLLSGRLFRQALERTASIDGSDLGPEIPTRNRLDQNPIQFN
- the gorA gene encoding glutathione-disulfide reductase; the protein is MKSSFDLIVIGAGSGGLAAAKKAASYGASVAIVEGDLVGGTCVIRGCVPKKLLVCGSSLLESFLSATSYGFNFDDLKINSEVLLANVRKEVQRLNELHENFLNKANVELFKGWGEFRNSNCVAVKDRKNGETLNELYGERILIAVGGRPKRPSIEGASLGWTSDDMFLLKSFPKKITIVGAGYIACEFACILHGLGVEVTQLVRGDQILRGFDFELSSALTEAMKNKGVNISFGENVSSLKGTPGSLTIKTNAGKEFDSNGLLFATGREPFLDGLKLEQAGIEILENKIKVDSEGKTNISNIFAIGDVTDRINLTPVAIDEGRKFADRNYGESDHKVNYNFVPYAVFSQPEIASVGMTEEKAIQSMGKDNIKVYRSIFRPLSKSLPKTGSKCILKLIVDKNDNKVLGCHMIGDNASEIIQMASISLMLGAKKSDFDNTMALHPTIAEEFVTMR
- a CDS encoding calcium/sodium antiporter; this encodes MPSILLSFLELVAGILLLFSGGEFFIQGSVALALILGIPQLVIGLTIVSLGTSAPELFVSVNSSLNGSDSLALSNIVGSNIFNVMVVLGGSALLRPLRVESRLVRRDIPLLLAVSTAVWGMAASELITWQFGIALIVALIINTTWEIRTAREEPQRTQEAEPEINIEKDSTSLFNAGVKLLGGIFLLTLGSRLLIEGASTIAGLLGVSEAIIGLTIVSLGTSLPELITSLVAALRGQTDLAIGNVIGSCLLNQLLVLGSCSVLSGGSGLVVENLLITKDIPIMVITTLACMPIFWTKGIISRGEGGVLLGLYMLYIADKIIPLTLPTLHTAFKELVFIAISLSITIIIYKTIVYWLRLRKSSNN
- the pyrC gene encoding dihydroorotase, coding for MIASVNQISLLKPDDWHLHLRDGKILKGVLSHTADVFCRAIIMPNLDPPITTLSQAQEYKKRIIQSIPEGVSFTPLMTAYLTDDMPANVLERGFREGVFHGAKLYPANVTTNSSYGVTDISKIGNLFETMERIGMPLLIHGEVTDCNVDVFDREAVFIERHLEPLLRTFSSLKVVLEHITTTDAIDFVENSEFDIAATITPHHLHINRNAMFDGGLRSDFYCLPTAKREIHRIALRQAATSGKPCFFLGTDSAPHTRRFKESSCGCAGIFNAPFALESYLKVFEEENALARFEAFSSINGATFYGLPLNTERITLVKKDISVPKMIDVGLDGDPNDFVKPFHSGETLDWAIWDV
- a CDS encoding NAD(P)H-quinone oxidoreductase subunit L, producing the protein MMFSISIVRLIPFGLMGAVNPIFTLSAYAVLGGMYLFVVPVFLFYWMNNRWNVMGKFERLFIYGLVFLFFPGMVLFAPFINLRMNGKEES